One region of Nevskiales bacterium genomic DNA includes:
- a CDS encoding YezD family protein — MSRPDELDASEPGTPVLHQILRALHRLRYGAVEIVVHDGRIVQIERREKLRLDTGLPTRSSG; from the coding sequence ATGAGCAGACCCGACGAGCTCGACGCATCCGAGCCAGGCACGCCCGTGCTGCATCAGATCCTGCGCGCCCTGCACAGGCTGCGCTACGGCGCGGTGGAAATCGTCGTGCACGACGGCCGCATCGTACAGATCGAGCGGCGCGAGAAACTGCGTCTCGACACCGGTCTGCCGACCCGATCATCAGGCTGA